One genomic window of Caballeronia sp. SBC1 includes the following:
- a CDS encoding EAL domain-containing protein, whose product MKPIIGSLRNVFEYLSLDLLRRVEIRYRLITAFILLSLLPILLSGYLSYVESTAAIKEKAEIFSKEVVKQLSKNVLLRMEQIETESSFLVLSDRVQGALIRVANGSAKEQTEARQDMARLLLEHYGSIDFINQKYLLDKNNRIMDTQAFAQLTQGVTRLVKQAPGHSGHPYWGSYDNGVGQQNLGMVRAIISKSNNHQIGNLVLVIRPEYFSTIFNDVALGSGTEIYVLDASSNKLIVRADDTSANSDQTAGETADPGLIDKITHNEPYGKASGFVAFEGKHRARYFAAYSRIPGTTWFVVGTIPEAKLTAQAQSVRNQIILVGISGFLLSIFLAYFISHSISAPLKQLVRKMHDTGNDAGAQEEEGAQALTNADSEDELGRLAQRFERMREAIKQKIQKINEINASLEQTVIERTAELVTKEHESRTLIENSPDTITRYDRDVRRIYANPAFCASVGRSLGESLGKRPSEIPGGANALIYEKKISEAISSGKSGQFELKWVSNDGQEQCAHIRLTPEIDRSGKVSSVLAIGRDLSDRMAFEATIWKQANFDALTHLPNRQMFHDRLDHEARMSGRSGQRMALMLIDLDRFKEVNDSLGHDTGDILLIEAAKRITSCVRESDTVARLGGDEFTVILPNLNDTESIDRIAKAIIEKLAEPFKLGPDEAFISASVGVTLYPDDTSELDVLFKNADQAMYAAKSAGRNRFSYFTPDLQVAAEKRRRLTSDLRAALPGEQFQIYYQPIVDLATGEIYKAEALIRWLHPERGTISPLDFIPLAEDTGLIVPIGDWMFKQAVQQARQWRSRFHSSFQISVNVSPVQIRQDNLLCIQWPEYLVQEGMPGQSVAVEITEGLLLQAESKIDEKLLTFRDAGIRISIDDFGTGYSSLAYLRRFDIDFLKIDRSFVQNLAFDGDNRALCEAMVVLAHKMGLKVIAEGVETTEQRDFLIAVGCDYAQGFLYSEPVPPDQFEVLLWPALEEGTACHSCVTP is encoded by the coding sequence ATGAAACCAATCATCGGTTCGCTGCGAAATGTCTTCGAATACCTCTCCCTGGATCTGCTGCGCCGTGTCGAAATTCGTTACCGGCTGATCACCGCATTCATTCTGCTTTCGCTGCTCCCCATACTTCTTTCGGGATACTTATCGTATGTGGAATCAACCGCAGCCATAAAAGAGAAAGCGGAGATATTTTCGAAAGAGGTGGTCAAGCAGTTATCCAAGAACGTCTTGCTGAGGATGGAGCAGATCGAGACGGAAAGCAGCTTTCTTGTACTCTCTGACCGGGTTCAAGGCGCGCTGATAAGAGTCGCAAACGGCAGCGCCAAGGAGCAGACCGAGGCGCGCCAGGATATGGCCCGGCTGCTCCTGGAGCACTACGGATCGATTGATTTCATCAACCAGAAATATCTGCTCGACAAGAACAACCGGATCATGGACACCCAGGCGTTCGCGCAATTGACCCAGGGTGTGACGCGCTTGGTGAAGCAGGCGCCCGGTCATAGTGGACACCCTTACTGGGGCAGTTACGACAACGGCGTTGGGCAACAAAACCTGGGGATGGTGCGGGCGATCATAAGCAAGAGCAACAATCACCAGATCGGCAATCTGGTTCTGGTTATTCGCCCCGAATATTTCTCGACAATTTTTAACGACGTCGCCTTGGGAAGCGGAACGGAAATCTACGTTCTCGATGCCAGCAGCAACAAGCTGATTGTCCGTGCCGACGACACATCCGCGAATTCGGACCAGACCGCGGGCGAGACCGCCGACCCCGGCTTGATCGATAAAATTACGCATAACGAACCATATGGCAAGGCGAGTGGTTTCGTCGCCTTCGAGGGCAAGCACCGCGCGCGCTACTTTGCCGCGTACTCAAGGATTCCCGGCACGACCTGGTTTGTGGTCGGCACCATTCCGGAAGCGAAGTTGACGGCGCAGGCGCAGTCGGTGCGCAACCAGATCATACTGGTCGGGATCTCGGGCTTCCTGCTTTCGATCTTCCTCGCCTACTTCATTTCCCACAGCATTTCGGCGCCGCTTAAGCAACTGGTGCGAAAGATGCACGATACAGGCAACGATGCGGGAGCCCAGGAGGAAGAAGGTGCACAAGCGCTCACTAATGCTGACAGTGAGGATGAGCTAGGCAGACTGGCGCAGCGCTTTGAGAGAATGCGCGAGGCGATCAAGCAGAAGATCCAGAAGATCAACGAGATCAACGCTTCCCTTGAGCAGACCGTCATTGAGCGAACGGCGGAACTTGTTACCAAGGAGCACGAGTCGCGCACGTTGATCGAGAATTCTCCGGACACGATTACCCGTTACGACCGGGACGTCCGCCGCATTTACGCCAATCCCGCTTTCTGTGCCTCGGTGGGGCGCAGCCTTGGCGAATCGCTCGGCAAGCGACCCTCGGAGATCCCCGGCGGCGCTAATGCCCTCATCTACGAGAAGAAGATAAGCGAAGCCATTTCCAGCGGAAAAAGTGGCCAGTTTGAGTTGAAATGGGTCAGCAACGATGGACAGGAACAATGCGCCCATATCCGCCTGACTCCAGAGATTGACCGGTCGGGCAAGGTGAGCTCGGTGCTCGCTATCGGTCGTGATTTATCGGACCGGATGGCGTTCGAGGCGACGATCTGGAAACAGGCGAATTTCGATGCGCTAACTCATCTTCCGAATCGTCAGATGTTTCATGACCGTCTCGACCATGAAGCCAGAATGTCGGGACGTTCCGGACAGCGTATGGCGTTGATGCTGATTGACCTGGATCGCTTCAAAGAGGTCAATGACTCCCTCGGACACGACACAGGCGACATCCTGCTGATTGAGGCTGCCAAACGCATCACGTCGTGCGTGCGCGAATCGGACACGGTTGCCCGTCTCGGCGGTGACGAGTTCACCGTCATTCTGCCCAACCTGAACGATACCGAAAGCATTGACCGGATCGCAAAGGCCATCATTGAGAAGCTGGCCGAGCCCTTCAAGCTTGGCCCGGACGAGGCTTTCATATCTGCCAGCGTTGGCGTGACGCTTTACCCCGACGACACCAGCGAACTTGATGTCCTTTTCAAGAATGCGGACCAGGCCATGTATGCGGCCAAAAGCGCGGGGCGCAACCGTTTCAGCTACTTCACGCCCGACTTGCAAGTGGCGGCGGAAAAGCGCCGGCGTCTCACGAGTGATCTTCGCGCCGCCCTGCCTGGCGAGCAGTTCCAGATCTATTACCAGCCCATTGTTGACTTGGCGACCGGGGAAATCTACAAAGCCGAGGCGCTGATCCGCTGGCTGCACCCTGAACGCGGCACGATCAGTCCGTTGGATTTCATTCCATTGGCCGAAGACACGGGGCTCATCGTTCCGATCGGCGACTGGATGTTCAAGCAGGCCGTGCAACAAGCCCGGCAATGGCGCAGCCGATTCCATTCGTCGTTCCAGATCAGCGTCAACGTGTCGCCGGTGCAGATTCGCCAAGACAACCTCTTGTGTATCCAATGGCCCGAATATCTGGTTCAGGAAGGGATGCCGGGACAGAGTGTTGCGGTTGAAATAACCGAGGGGCTGTTGCTACAAGCCGAATCGAAGATTGACGAGAAGCTGCTGACCTTCCGTGATGCGGGGATCCGGATTTCGATCGACGACTTTGGGACCGGTTACTCGTCGCTGGCGTATCTCAGGCGCTTCGACATCGATTTCCTCAAGATCGACCGTTCATTCGTGCAGAACCTCGCCTTCGATGGAGACAACCGGGCGCTTTGCGAGGCGATGGTTGTACTGGCTCACAAAATGGGATTAAAAGTCATTGCCGAAGGGGTGGAGACGACCGAGCAACGGGATTTCCTCATCGCGGTGGGTTGTGATTATGCCCAGGGGTTTTTATATTCCGAACCGGTTCCGCCTGATCAATTTGAGGTGTTGTTATGGCCGGCTCTCGAGGAAGGAACTGCTTGTCATTCTTGCGTTACGCCTTAG
- a CDS encoding ABC transporter substrate-binding protein yields MSLYGCHQQDHASSSATVPARTTITALIWAPDWPEEMLQIAAEFSKLNPDIRVNVQFMIGNSVEENIKPRIASGNLPDLVSVNPNAYAAELADQGILADVGGTSAWNNMLDPLKGDWTSRQSRRFGISGGVATTLIYYNQDMFAKAGIKELPTNFPEFLKVCDKLKRAGFIPIMWNGGFPNMLGNGPFSFGFANNVVAHEPDWKNKISDGTLDLNTPQVADIFAKILLIADRGYVQEAFMATDYDEGIRLFKEGKVAMAFHGSWAAGLLLHGNPFEVGVFIPPWNAPGKRVVPVIGSETGFAVCETPNKVAATRFLEFIAGKGFSILQRKRQNISPFKQVDATMVSNPKIVDYTNMVSRFSVTGSPYYSVLPSNSIERLHPLMQDVLFKKITPRQAARLLDESVKHEAKMHYK; encoded by the coding sequence ATGTCGTTGTACGGTTGTCACCAGCAAGACCACGCCTCTTCCAGCGCGACCGTCCCGGCCCGGACCACCATCACTGCGTTGATCTGGGCGCCAGACTGGCCGGAGGAGATGCTTCAGATTGCCGCCGAATTCAGCAAGCTCAATCCCGACATACGCGTGAACGTGCAGTTCATGATCGGCAATTCAGTCGAAGAAAATATCAAGCCCCGGATTGCGTCTGGCAACTTGCCAGATCTGGTCAGTGTCAACCCGAACGCCTATGCGGCTGAATTGGCCGATCAAGGCATCCTGGCGGACGTCGGCGGGACATCAGCATGGAACAACATGCTCGACCCTCTCAAGGGAGACTGGACGAGTCGCCAATCCAGGAGGTTCGGAATCTCCGGCGGAGTGGCTACCACGCTGATTTACTACAACCAGGATATGTTCGCGAAGGCGGGGATCAAGGAACTGCCGACCAATTTCCCCGAGTTTCTCAAGGTTTGCGATAAGCTCAAACGTGCGGGTTTTATACCTATCATGTGGAACGGTGGCTTCCCGAACATGCTCGGCAACGGTCCCTTCAGCTTCGGCTTTGCCAACAATGTGGTAGCACACGAGCCGGATTGGAAGAACAAGATCTCTGACGGCACGCTCGATTTGAACACGCCTCAGGTAGCCGATATTTTTGCCAAGATTCTGCTGATTGCAGACCGTGGATATGTGCAAGAGGCATTCATGGCGACGGACTACGATGAAGGCATACGCTTGTTCAAGGAAGGCAAAGTTGCAATGGCTTTTCACGGCAGTTGGGCGGCCGGCCTTTTGCTGCACGGCAACCCCTTCGAGGTCGGCGTGTTCATTCCGCCCTGGAACGCGCCGGGCAAAAGGGTAGTGCCTGTAATCGGCAGCGAAACCGGGTTCGCGGTGTGTGAAACGCCCAACAAAGTCGCGGCGACGCGCTTTCTCGAATTCATCGCCGGGAAGGGATTCTCCATTCTCCAAAGAAAACGCCAGAACATTTCGCCATTCAAGCAGGTCGATGCAACAATGGTAAGCAATCCGAAGATTGTGGATTACACGAATATGGTCAGTCGCTTTTCCGTAACCGGTAGCCCGTACTATTCGGTTCTACCCTCCAATTCGATCGAGCGGCTGCATCCGTTGATGCAAGATGTGCTGTTCAAGAAAATCACGCCCAGGCAGGCGGCACGACTCCTGGATGAATCTGTCAAGCATGAAGCGAAGATGCATTACAAATGA
- a CDS encoding DUF2760 domain-containing protein, producing MTESNLSFFGRFSLAVGTFFAVLGDREFAAQVRRLRDGTVVAAPVTAPQPAAAAAPTTAPTIKESSPEAALQLLGLLQRGARFVDFVEEDIAGYSDADIGAAARLVHEGCRTTLREHFTIRPVREEAEGSRVTLADGFDATAIRLTGNVVGKPPFNGNISHRGWRVEDVRLPMLTKTHDATVIAQAEVEL from the coding sequence ATGACCGAATCGAACCTATCTTTTTTCGGCAGATTTTCCTTGGCCGTTGGAACCTTTTTCGCGGTCCTGGGTGACCGCGAATTCGCCGCGCAAGTGCGTCGGCTGCGCGACGGGACAGTCGTGGCGGCGCCAGTCACGGCGCCCCAACCCGCAGCGGCAGCCGCACCCACAACCGCACCCACGATCAAGGAGTCGAGCCCGGAGGCAGCGCTTCAGCTTCTGGGATTGCTCCAGCGTGGCGCGCGCTTCGTCGACTTTGTTGAAGAGGACATTGCAGGTTATTCCGATGCCGACATCGGCGCCGCCGCGAGGCTCGTGCATGAAGGTTGCCGTACAACACTGCGTGAGCATTTCACCATTCGCCCGGTACGTGAAGAGGCCGAAGGCAGCCGCGTGACGCTCGCCGATGGCTTCGATGCAACCGCGATCAGGCTGACGGGCAACGTGGTCGGCAAGCCGCCCTTCAACGGCAACATCAGCCACCGCGGCTGGCGAGTGGAGGACGTCAGGCTCCCGATGTTGACAAAGACCCACGACGCGACGGTGATTGCACAGGCCGAGGTGGAGCTATGA
- a CDS encoding Hsp70 family protein, whose product MTEPRYSIGIDLGTTHCALSYVDLSASDGEKTIQGVLPITQLTAPGAIEAPELLPSFLYLPHPSELTPGDLALPWTAERDFAVGEMARSRGAGTPIRLVSSAKSWLCHPGVDRRAAILPSDAPPEVTRVSPLESSVRYLTHLREAWDHEHPDAPFSEQEITVTIPASFDPAARELTAEAAQAAGYTRMTLLEEPQAALYSWIQKSNGAWRKQVKVGDIILVVDVGGGTTDLSLIAVIEREGNLELHRVAVGEHILLGGDNMDLALAHVVARKLAAQGTQADPWQLRALTYACRSAKETLLTDRSTDTVPLVVPSRGSKLIGGSIRTELTRAELTQTILDGFFPQVDASARPMSRTRAGLTQLGLPYAQDAGITRHLAAFLGRQVAALAELDGLQHMPAENASFLHPTAVLFNGGVFKSMLLVERILDGLNGWLAAEGAAPARLLGGADLDLAVARGAAYYGYVKRGKGVRIRGGTARAYYIAIESAMPAVPGMEPPIQALCLAPFGMEEGTDAALPAQEFGLVVGEPVHFRFFGSSVRRQDQVGTMLDYWSPDELQELEEIHATLPPEGRTPGEVVPVKLHARITEAGTLELEAVPRGTNERWKVEFDVRGSANA is encoded by the coding sequence ATGACTGAGCCGCGCTATTCGATCGGCATCGACCTGGGCACCACCCACTGTGCCCTCTCGTATGTCGACCTCTCCGCCAGCGACGGCGAGAAAACCATTCAAGGCGTGCTGCCCATCACGCAGCTCACCGCACCGGGGGCCATTGAAGCGCCCGAACTGCTGCCATCGTTTCTCTACCTGCCTCATCCGAGCGAACTGACGCCGGGCGACCTGGCCTTGCCGTGGACCGCCGAGCGTGACTTCGCCGTCGGCGAAATGGCGCGCAGCCGAGGCGCCGGGACGCCGATTCGCCTGGTGTCGAGCGCCAAGAGCTGGCTCTGTCATCCCGGTGTGGACCGTCGTGCGGCGATTCTGCCAAGCGACGCGCCGCCTGAAGTGACGCGCGTCTCGCCGCTTGAAAGCTCGGTGCGCTATCTCACGCATTTGCGTGAAGCGTGGGATCACGAGCATCCCGATGCACCGTTCAGCGAACAGGAAATCACGGTCACCATTCCTGCTTCCTTCGATCCAGCCGCAAGGGAATTGACGGCCGAGGCAGCGCAAGCGGCGGGCTACACGCGCATGACGCTTCTGGAAGAACCGCAAGCGGCGCTCTATAGCTGGATCCAGAAAAGCAACGGCGCCTGGCGCAAGCAAGTGAAGGTTGGCGACATCATCCTGGTGGTGGACGTGGGCGGCGGCACGACCGACCTGTCGCTGATTGCGGTCATTGAACGCGAAGGCAATCTTGAGTTGCATCGCGTCGCGGTTGGCGAACACATCCTGCTGGGCGGCGACAACATGGACCTTGCGCTGGCACACGTGGTCGCGCGCAAGCTGGCCGCCCAGGGAACGCAGGCCGATCCGTGGCAGTTGCGCGCACTCACCTATGCGTGTCGCTCGGCCAAGGAAACCCTGTTGACCGACCGCAGTACGGATACAGTGCCGCTGGTCGTGCCGAGCCGCGGATCGAAACTGATTGGCGGCTCGATCCGCACCGAACTGACTCGCGCGGAACTCACGCAGACGATTCTCGACGGCTTCTTCCCGCAAGTCGATGCCTCGGCGCGGCCGATGAGCCGGACGCGAGCCGGCCTGACACAACTCGGCCTGCCGTATGCGCAGGATGCGGGCATCACGCGGCACCTCGCCGCATTCCTCGGCCGTCAGGTCGCGGCGCTTGCCGAGCTCGACGGACTGCAGCACATGCCGGCCGAAAACGCGAGCTTCCTGCATCCGACAGCGGTTCTGTTCAACGGCGGCGTGTTCAAGTCGATGCTGCTCGTCGAGCGAATTCTCGATGGCCTTAACGGCTGGCTCGCGGCTGAAGGCGCGGCGCCCGCGCGCCTGTTGGGCGGCGCCGATCTCGACCTCGCGGTCGCGCGCGGCGCGGCGTATTACGGCTATGTGAAACGCGGCAAGGGCGTGCGCATTCGCGGCGGTACTGCACGCGCTTACTATATTGCGATCGAGTCTGCCATGCCCGCCGTGCCCGGCATGGAGCCACCTATCCAGGCGTTGTGCCTCGCCCCCTTCGGTATGGAAGAAGGCACGGACGCGGCCTTGCCGGCTCAGGAATTTGGTCTCGTGGTCGGCGAACCCGTGCACTTCCGTTTCTTCGGTTCATCGGTGCGGCGACAAGATCAGGTTGGCACGATGCTCGACTACTGGTCGCCCGACGAGTTGCAGGAGCTGGAGGAAATCCATGCCACGCTGCCTCCCGAAGGACGCACGCCCGGCGAAGTCGTGCCGGTGAAGCTGCATGCACGGATCACTGAAGCCGGCACACTGGAACTCGAAGCCGTGCCGCGCGGCACGAACGAGCGCTGGAAAGTCGAATTCGATGTGCGCGGCAGCGCGAACGCCTGA
- a CDS encoding Hsp70 family protein: MKQYIVGIDLGTSNTVVAYVEAGTDAISIFDIDQLVGLGEVGARELLPSVRYHPAPGELAPGDLQLPWSGADKHGMQSGETQPAVIGHLARTLGAQVPGRLVTSAKSWLSHASVDRLAPILPWGADDEVGKVSPVTASASYLAHVRAAWNRRFPHALLEDQDVVLTVPASFDDGARALTLEAARVAKLPALRLLEEPQAAFYDWLFHHRATLGAELAQTRLVLVCDVGGGTTDLTLIKVHFEDGEPQLTRIGVGNHLMLGGDNMDLALAHLVETRLAKEQTRLSAASLSQLVERCRAAKERLLGEHAPESVAITLLGAGARLVGGARTTELSREEVEQIIVEGFFPTGRPDELPRRSRAAIVEFGLPYAADPAVTRHIAAFLKRLDAQSREALGVSDAVQTSMPDTLLLNGGVFRAKALSGRLASALGRWRQQPLHVLQNDHPDVAVARGAVAYGLARAGHAPRIGGGSPRSYFLVLDNDAQDDAQASRGVCLLPRGTEEGHEVHLEDRVFALRLGAPVRFHLVSTVADTAWKPGELVDLTTGDFVRLPPVATVVQQDASGPRERPVRLTTSLTELGRLEMHCIATDDASKRWLLEFQLRRDDAEHDVSAAIRNPSLDKAIELIDRTFGARSANVDPKEVKRLRAGLEQLLGPRQSWDSALLRELFGALWERAGRRRRSADHERLWLNLAGYCVRPGFGYPLDEWRIEQLWSLFDDGIQYVNEGQVWSEWWTLWRRAAGGLHEDAQQQVFDAMAWLQAAAGTKRHKLPFDPAKVGPADMLRLYASLERIPVDRKIDIAEQLLVRLQRPSENHQGWWAIGRIGARRPFYGSAHGVVPADVATRWLDAILALDWKKVEPAVFAAAQIARMTGDRSRDLPMPVRETVVRRLEAVNAPPAWVDMIREVVTLDNADTGRVFGESLPAGLKLIAG; encoded by the coding sequence ATGAAGCAATACATCGTCGGCATCGATCTCGGCACGAGCAATACGGTCGTTGCGTACGTCGAGGCGGGTACTGACGCGATCAGCATCTTTGATATCGATCAGCTCGTGGGTCTTGGCGAGGTCGGTGCGCGAGAGCTGTTGCCGTCCGTGCGCTATCACCCGGCGCCGGGAGAGCTTGCGCCGGGCGACCTGCAATTACCGTGGAGCGGGGCTGACAAGCACGGGATGCAATCCGGCGAGACGCAGCCGGCTGTGATTGGACATCTCGCTCGCACGCTGGGCGCGCAAGTGCCGGGACGGCTCGTGACCAGCGCGAAAAGCTGGCTCTCGCATGCGTCGGTCGACCGTCTCGCGCCAATTCTGCCGTGGGGCGCGGACGATGAAGTCGGCAAGGTCTCGCCGGTAACCGCGAGCGCCAGCTATCTGGCTCACGTGCGTGCCGCGTGGAACCGCCGTTTTCCGCACGCGCTGCTTGAAGATCAGGACGTGGTGCTCACCGTGCCTGCATCGTTCGATGACGGCGCGCGTGCGCTCACGCTTGAAGCCGCGCGCGTTGCGAAGCTGCCCGCCCTGCGTCTGCTCGAAGAGCCTCAGGCCGCTTTCTACGACTGGTTGTTTCATCATCGCGCGACGCTTGGCGCGGAGCTCGCGCAGACGCGGCTCGTGCTGGTCTGCGATGTGGGTGGCGGCACGACGGACCTCACACTCATCAAGGTGCATTTCGAGGATGGCGAGCCGCAACTGACCCGCATCGGCGTAGGCAACCATTTGATGCTTGGCGGCGACAACATGGACCTTGCGCTGGCGCATCTGGTCGAGACGCGTCTTGCCAAGGAGCAAACGCGGCTGTCGGCGGCGAGCCTGTCCCAGCTCGTTGAAAGGTGCCGCGCCGCGAAGGAGCGATTGCTTGGCGAGCACGCACCCGAGTCCGTCGCGATCACGTTGCTGGGTGCGGGAGCCCGGCTTGTCGGCGGTGCGCGCACGACCGAGTTGAGCCGGGAAGAAGTCGAGCAGATCATTGTTGAAGGGTTCTTTCCGACGGGGCGCCCGGACGAATTGCCGCGCCGGTCGCGCGCCGCGATTGTCGAGTTCGGTTTGCCTTACGCAGCCGATCCGGCCGTCACGCGGCACATCGCAGCGTTTCTGAAGCGACTCGACGCGCAGTCGCGTGAGGCGCTGGGTGTATCGGATGCTGTGCAAACATCGATGCCCGATACCTTGCTGCTCAACGGCGGCGTGTTCCGGGCCAAAGCGCTCTCCGGCCGTCTGGCGAGTGCGCTTGGTAGATGGCGCCAACAGCCTCTGCACGTGCTGCAAAATGATCATCCCGACGTTGCTGTCGCGCGTGGTGCGGTCGCTTACGGACTGGCCCGCGCGGGACACGCGCCGCGCATTGGCGGCGGCTCGCCACGCAGCTATTTCCTAGTCCTTGATAACGACGCGCAGGACGATGCACAGGCATCGCGAGGCGTGTGCTTGTTGCCACGCGGAACCGAAGAAGGACACGAGGTACATCTTGAGGATCGCGTGTTTGCGCTTCGACTTGGGGCACCGGTGCGCTTCCACTTGGTCTCTACCGTCGCCGATACAGCCTGGAAGCCAGGCGAGCTTGTCGACCTCACGACGGGCGACTTCGTTCGCTTGCCACCGGTCGCAACGGTGGTGCAGCAGGATGCAAGCGGGCCTCGCGAGCGGCCGGTCAGGCTCACGACATCGCTGACAGAACTCGGCCGGCTGGAGATGCACTGCATCGCAACCGACGATGCTTCAAAACGATGGCTGCTCGAGTTCCAGTTGCGACGTGACGATGCTGAACACGACGTCTCTGCGGCTATACGAAATCCGTCGCTCGATAAAGCCATTGAACTCATCGATCGTACGTTCGGCGCCCGCTCGGCGAATGTCGATCCCAAAGAAGTGAAGCGCCTTCGTGCAGGACTTGAACAGCTGTTGGGGCCGCGTCAGAGTTGGGATAGCGCACTGCTTCGCGAACTATTCGGAGCACTGTGGGAACGCGCGGGGCGGCGGCGGCGTTCCGCGGATCATGAACGCCTATGGTTAAATCTTGCGGGCTATTGTGTGCGGCCGGGGTTTGGTTATCCGCTCGATGAATGGCGCATTGAACAGCTTTGGTCGCTATTCGATGACGGCATTCAGTATGTCAACGAAGGCCAAGTGTGGTCGGAATGGTGGACGTTATGGCGTCGGGCGGCGGGTGGCCTGCATGAGGATGCACAGCAACAGGTGTTCGATGCAATGGCCTGGCTTCAGGCTGCTGCGGGCACGAAGCGGCACAAGCTGCCCTTCGATCCCGCGAAGGTGGGCCCCGCGGACATGCTGCGCCTGTACGCGTCGCTTGAACGTATCCCCGTCGATCGCAAGATCGATATTGCGGAACAGCTTCTGGTCCGGCTTCAGCGGCCCTCGGAAAATCACCAGGGCTGGTGGGCAATTGGACGCATTGGTGCACGTCGGCCGTTCTATGGCAGCGCGCATGGTGTGGTTCCCGCAGACGTGGCGACCCGATGGCTGGACGCAATCTTGGCGCTGGACTGGAAAAAGGTTGAGCCGGCCGTGTTTGCCGCCGCGCAAATCGCTCGCATGACGGGCGACCGTTCAAGGGATCTCCCGATGCCGGTCCGCGAAACTGTCGTGCGACGGCTCGAAGCAGTCAATGCGCCGCCAGCGTGGGTCGATATGATTCGCGAGGTCGTGACACTCGATAATGCAGATACGGGGCGCGTATTCGGAGAGTCACTGCCAGCCGGATTAAAACTGATTGCCGGCTGA
- a CDS encoding porin, with amino-acid sequence MKKITGAIGGALIAVAAQSAFAQSSVTLYGIVDTSVRYLTNANANNDSQVSMGVGPITGSRWGLKGSEDLGGGLSAVFRLEDGFNLWNGQFASANTLFNRMAYVGLSSNQYGTVTLGRQNTPLFDQLGNVYDPLTVGNYDQDGWLPGALGYGLRENNSVKYNGTFFGGLNVEAMYGFGNVAGSVGASNMYGLTASYTFAGLALDAGFQQNSDVHNNKFNVVNVSAVYSFSTVKAFAGWLHSQDNTGMVDIFMSAANSPAANFAAPVTNTNRIDDGFYVGSTWQVTTPLLLTAAAYYDHSRNALEANGTTLGRGVRYSGVLLAEYSLSKRTEVYSTVDFIRGTGAAQADFPGRNNQTGVAVGLRNIF; translated from the coding sequence GTGAAGAAAATTACCGGCGCCATCGGCGGCGCACTGATTGCCGTTGCTGCCCAGTCTGCTTTCGCGCAAAGCTCGGTCACGCTGTACGGCATCGTCGACACGAGCGTCCGCTATCTCACCAACGCCAATGCAAATAACGACAGCCAGGTATCGATGGGCGTCGGCCCGATCACCGGCAGCCGATGGGGTTTGAAGGGATCGGAGGATTTGGGCGGCGGCCTGTCTGCGGTGTTCCGGCTCGAGGACGGCTTCAACCTCTGGAACGGCCAGTTTGCGAGCGCGAATACGCTCTTCAACCGGATGGCTTATGTTGGGCTGTCGAGCAACCAGTACGGCACGGTCACCTTGGGTCGCCAGAACACGCCGTTATTCGATCAGTTAGGGAACGTCTACGACCCGTTGACCGTGGGTAACTACGACCAGGACGGCTGGTTGCCTGGCGCACTCGGCTACGGCCTGCGCGAGAACAACTCCGTCAAGTACAACGGCACGTTTTTTGGCGGCCTGAACGTGGAAGCCATGTACGGCTTCGGCAACGTGGCCGGCAGCGTTGGCGCAAGCAACATGTACGGCTTGACGGCGTCGTACACCTTCGCCGGCTTGGCTCTTGATGCGGGCTTCCAGCAGAATAGCGACGTGCACAACAACAAGTTCAATGTTGTCAACGTAAGCGCGGTCTATTCATTCAGCACGGTCAAGGCCTTCGCGGGCTGGCTGCATTCGCAGGACAATACCGGCATGGTCGACATCTTCATGTCGGCCGCCAACTCACCGGCTGCCAACTTCGCGGCACCTGTGACGAACACCAATCGTATCGACGACGGCTTCTACGTTGGATCCACGTGGCAGGTCACTACGCCGTTGCTGCTGACCGCGGCGGCTTACTACGATCACTCCCGCAATGCGCTGGAAGCCAACGGAACGACGCTTGGCCGCGGCGTCCGTTACTCGGGCGTGCTGCTTGCCGAATACTCGCTGTCCAAGCGGACAGAAGTGTATAGCACGGTCGATTTCATCCGTGGCACCGGCGCGGCGCAAGCAGACTTTCCGGGACGCAACAATCAGACTGGTGTAGCGGTGGGTCTTCGCAACATATTCTGA